The following are from one region of the Pocillopora verrucosa isolate sample1 chromosome 3, ASM3666991v2, whole genome shotgun sequence genome:
- the LOC136279539 gene encoding uncharacterized protein: MPCILVTYNCKSFDARFLVQAAEKNGVMDDLAKTVSGFTDSIPAFRELPPERKSHSQENLVQDLLCKSYEAHNALANVQILYQLVNKFLNVKLLQKQSFKVSWVTSYQKLLKEKKLLVNTPQPLVRDKYISASMAIKCASSGLGLHHLQVV; this comes from the coding sequence ATGCCTTGCATTTTAGTTACGTACAATTGCAAATCCTTTGATGCCAGGTTCTTGGTACAAGCAGCAGAGAAAAATGGAGTCATGGATGACTTAGCTAAAACTGTTTCTGGCTTTACAGACTCTATTCCAGCATTCAGGGAATTGCCTCCTGAAAGGAAATCCCATAGCCAGGAAAACCTTGTACAAGATCTTCTGTGTAAATCCTATGAAGCTCACAATGCTCTTGCAAATGTGCAAATACTCTACCAGCTGGTGAACAAGTTTCTAAATGTCAAACTGCTACAAAAGCAGAGTTTCAAAGTTTCATGGGTGACATCCTATCAAAAGctcctaaaagaaaagaaacttctgGTTAATACCCCGCAGCCATTAGTCAGAGATAAGTACATTTCAGCCTCAATGGCCATTAAGTGTGCAAGCTCAGGTTTGGGTCTCCATCACCTACAAGTGGTGTAA
- the LOC131790824 gene encoding tigger transposable element-derived protein 6-like, translating to MNRTLFDCGVRKSVELKNGSLLDITSTMKKTAMLTKSYDVQCSCCGKAFNGQQYLDSHMKFKHPSSTAENSHEGQQHRDISPNQKEADVPCSVLDDSPPEAPYDPIIVNEESLGKKRRGSEKRKSYTVEFKKKTLDFLDSLTSSKNKYKIVSREKGVHRTLVQKWDKNRGQIFKELELNKRCKNSGNIRDARQRRKMVSEKPKHHERYPLTAKLLIAEFKVRRAAGCKVTKLWLRKKMKSKIEMCYGKSEADKFKGSNNWFQRFKKRHGLALRRRTNKKKNSADDGREIIQKFHKNLRKSLKTHRRRNKSSIDPKYGRWTPGNRYNVDQVPLPFVVDQGTTYDTVGNKQVWVSQPSSGLDKRQATLQLCIRAEGDQNVKPALVFRGKGNISSAEKDSYDERVDVYFQQNAWIDAEVNMQWCRKTLFPGVGNTEQEKVIFADNVSFQQSKEFHEACRNEINATVYMLPENHTDKIQPIDAGCGRMMKVKISCAMDRWLETEENLDKWHDKLSAKDRRILMTRWTGEAWSELKENKGFLKRLFEKTGCLLTIDGSGDEFITPQGLKDYHF from the coding sequence ATGAATCGAACTTTGTTTGATTGTGGCGTTCGAAAATCAGTTGAATTGAAGAATGGTTCTTTGCTTGATATCACATCAACTATGAAGAAGACCGCTATGCTGACCAAAAGCTATGATGTTCAATGTAGCTGCTGTGGTAAAGCGTTCAATGGTCAACAATATCTTGACAGTCACATGAAATTTAAACACCCGAGCTCGACGGCCGAGAACTCCCACGAGGGCCAACAACATCGAGATATTTCGCCTAATCAAAAGGAAGCAGATGTTCCTTGCTCAGTGCTTGATGATAGCCCACCAGAAGCTCCTTATGATCCTATTATTGTTAACGAAGAAAGTCTTGGAAAGAAGCGAAGGGGTAGTGAGAAGCGCAAATCCTACACAGTTgaattcaaaaagaaaacccTTGATTTTTTGGATTCTTTGACGTCATCAAAAAATAAGTACAAGATAGTTTCGAGGGAAAAAGGTGTTCATCGGACTCTGGTGCAAAAATGGGACAAAAATAGAGGCCAGATATTCAAGGAACTAGAACTAAACAAAAGGTGCAAAAACTCTGGCAACATAAGAGATGCAAGGCAAAGAAGGAAAATGGTGTCTGAAAAACCGAAGCATCATGAACGGTATCCACTTACAGCAAAGCTACTGATTGCTGAATTCAAAGTAAGAAGAGCAGCTGGATGCAAGGTCACCAAACTTTGGCTCcgaaagaaaatgaagtcaaAAATAGAGATGTGTTACGGAAAGAGTGAAGCTGATAAATTCAAAGGGAGCAACAACTGGTTTCAACGGTTTAAGAAAAGACACGGTTTGGCACTTAGAAGAAGAaccaacaagaagaaaaacagtgcTGATGATGGAAGGGAAATCATTCAGAAGTTTCATAAAAACTTGAGGAAATCCCTAAAAACACataggagaagaaataaatcatcCATTGATCCTAAATATGGAAGATGGACTCCTGGAAACAGGTACAATGTAGACCAAGTGCCGCTCCCGTTTGTAGTCGATCAAGGGACAACTTATGACACAGTTGGCAATAAGCAAGTGTGGGTTTCACAACCTTCATCCGGTCTAGATAAAAGACAAGCTACCTTGCAACTTTGCATAAGGGCTGAAGGCGACCAGAATGTTAAGCCTGCTCTTGTATTCAGAGGGAAAGGCAATATAAGCTCTGCAGAGAAAGACAGCTATGATGAAAGAGTTGATGtctattttcaacaaaatgctTGGATTGATGCAGAAGTTAACATGCAATGGTGCAGGAAAACACTTTTTCCTGGGGTTGGAAATACTGAACAGGAGAAGGTAATTTTTGCAGACAATGTCAGTTTCCAACAATCCAAAGAGTTCCACGAAGCATGCAGGAATGAAATTAATGCTACTGTATATATGCTGCCTGAGAACCACACGGATAAAATCCAGCCCATTGATGCAGGGTGTGGACGAATgatgaaagttaaaatttcttGTGCAATGGACAGGTGGCTAGAGACAGAGGAAAACCTTGATAAATGGCATGACAAACTTTCTGCTAAGGACAGGCGGATTTTGATGACTCGGTGGACTGGGGAAGCGTGGAGTgagcttaaagaaaacaaagggtTTCTCAAGAGGTTGTTTGAGAAAACAGGCTGCCTGTTGACAATCGATGGCTCTGGTGATGAGTTTATTACTCCTCAGGGTTTGAAGGATTACCACTTTTAA
- the LOC131797985 gene encoding uncharacterized protein isoform X2, whose amino-acid sequence MGNWWSGPSLSSLRLYKSKFTFSRHDAKDLTKDELEALMDAHKIPSEKRSMSSFHVIYRKAGKVKAKILVLVRSKRRLYDVVIAKGSMLHALDKTRLGFAIGSWVVVTSAFWILNPIVGAVIGVVLAVFVLNMLVFEESHHEFTDVILDNMITALMGAGILQVTSRGELVFTNHDGHEILLDYEQPTVVDED is encoded by the exons ATGGGTAACTGGTGGAGCGGACCAAGTCTCAGCTCTCTCCGACTATACAAGTCTAAATTCACTTTCTCACGTCACGATGCTAAAGATCTGACGAAAGATGAGCTTGAAGCCCTAATGGACGCGCACAAAATACCATCAGAAAAACGGTCAATGTCAAGCTTTCACGTAATTTATCGGAAGGCAGGTAAAGTGAAGGCGAAAATTCTCGTGTTGGTGAGATCGAAAAGAAGACTGTACGACGTTGTCATAGCTAAAGGTTCCATGCTGCATGCTTTGGACAAAACAAG GCTGGGATTTGCCATAGGTAGTTGGGTTGTTGTGACCAGCGCATTCTGGATTCTCAATCCTATCGTAGGTGCCGTTATTGGTGTAGTTCTTGCAGTCTTCGTCTTAAACATGTTGGTATTTGAGGAGAGCCACCACGAATTCACAGACGTCATCCTCGATAACATGATTACAGCGTTGATGGGAGCCGGCATTCTGCAAGTGACTTCCAGAGGAGAGCTCGTTTTTACTAACCACGACGGTCATGAGATCTTATTAGATTATGAGCAACCCACCGTTGTTGATGAagattaa
- the LOC131797985 gene encoding uncharacterized protein isoform X1, translating to MDNSVIKRDSGMVNDLTTAFQEYAKSLGRMDLYNYYFTFRRNDVKDLTKVEFGKIMDDYQIPSTQRYGRRGNLVVIDHQESGSIRKTILIFARSKNRKYDVVVAEGKMSTNLDWERTGWTAFMSAAISGAAYYATNPTLGIVAGAISLFRIGSNINSGPNNHEFEDVVTDFMIKQLIAAQDLIVERQGKLAFVHDGEHTLLGENPGTDHSSCCIIT from the exons ATGGACAACTCGGTCATCAAACGAGACTCAGGCATGGTAAATGATCTCACCACAGCCTTCCAAGAGTATGCAAAAAGTCTCGGAAGGATGGATCTTTACAACTATTACTTTACCTTTCGGCGCAACGATGTGAAAGATCTGACTAAGGTTGAGTTTGGAAAAATTATGGACGACTACCAAATACCAAGCACGCAACGTTACGGAAGGAGGGGCAACTTGGTTGTCATAGATCACCAAGAATCAGGTTCCATACGAAAGACCATTCTAATATTTGCCCGATCAAAAAACCGCAAGTATGATGTTGTTGTGGCCGAAGGGAAGATGTCGACCAATTTGGACTGGGAAAG GACTGGATGGACTGCATTTATGTCAGCTGCCATAAGTGGGGCAGCTTATTATGCGACTAATCCTACCCTGGGGATTGTGGCTGGGGCAATAAGTTTATTTAGAATTGGGAGTAACATAAATAGTGGCCCAAACAACCACGAATTTGAAGATGTCGTCACCGATTTCATGATTAAGCAGCTGATTGCAGCTCAAGATTTGATCGTGGAAAGACAGGGCAAACTTGCATTTGTGCATGACGGAGAACATACTCTCCTGGGTGAAAATCCCGGCACTGATCATTCATCATGTtgtattataacatag